The Cherax quadricarinatus isolate ZL_2023a chromosome 12, ASM3850222v1, whole genome shotgun sequence DNA window CAAACGTTATTGCAATAAATATCTTATTAGTTGCATTAACCTAACATACAAACCACTTGCAAATAATTATATGAATAACACACACGCATGCAATTACATGCAAAATAAAGAGAATTCCAAGCGCCCTCACGGGCTAAGTCCTAACCACTTACCCTCTGCATCAGTCGTTTATTTTCAACATTTATTTTACAGTTAATTAACCTTTTATGCCGTGTTTCTCACGTAGCAATGAATCATTGCAAGAATCTCCATTACGACGAGTTAGCATTGTCCCTTCTAGTGGTTATCACCCTGTGTTTGTGTCCATAACTATTCGTGGTTATCTTTTAACTGCCAATAAGGAGCAACACATCCTTGACTCCCAGTATCAACACTGCCAGCCTTCCTcccacaccactacactctcAGCTACTGAGGTACCGTGTTTCCTAGCCTCGTCTCACTCATCGTCCCCATTTTCTCCCTCCCTTTAACACTTCCTACTATCCCCCTCCCCAAATCACACCCCACTTCCTGACTCCCCCACCCCCTGCATTAAACGTTGTTCAACACAACAGAAATTCTTTCTGCTCTGCGCAGTGAAGCAACTCCCTGAACTAAACTGAATGGACTCAGAGGTAAGGACCCATTAGGGGCAAGGGAGAAGTGGAGATAGTTGACGAATAGGTAGGGGAGAGGAAAAGAATAAAGAAAAATGATAGGGAAGCAACTCCTGGGTTCAATGGTGTAAATATTACCGCTATCTTGTGGTTACCAGAGGCGTCTATCAGCTTCATTTCTATCGCGCATCTCAACATACGATGTTGCATTCATAAAGATATGAATTAACTCAGTGTGCAATTATGGCAATGTAGATGAAGTGCCCATTACTTGGTTAGTTTGGTTATGTACCGCTGCGTCTAACCAGTAAAAGGATGAGTTATCACAAACAAGAGTTTAGTGGATTTCTTTTCACAACTCAATTTACTAGATAAGAGCaattattctccctcagcacatTTCATAGAGCGCCTGGGGGAATGGGAGGCTCGATCCAAGTAGGTTTGATCTAAGAAAAGGAAGGACTaatacaattccttggatcaagagccactggcCGGCATCAGGGCACCTTTCGAGATGGGTTCACAAATACGTTTTAACAAGGGGGACTAAATATATTCATATATGACTGTATTCAGCACTAAATACTATGTTTTCAGGAATATCGATAAGAAATATTATATATTTACTTTACGGTGTATTCATTTCAGTAACATTAATACTAGAAAATATTAGATATAGGTAGCTGAGAACTGTATGTGGTACATTGACTTAGAATTATGACGTCATTAAATGCTTGTTAATAAAACCAATAAACATACAATTACACAGTTTATTAAAACAAGAGAGACCAGAACAGGAGTACTGGATAGCATATATAACAAAGATCAACCAGAAACTCTGTGTTAGTCTTGAGGTTACTTTCTGTTGTAGAACCTGTTAACCTCTGTATTCCTGACCGGTCATAAAATATTGGGTTCCACTAAGAGGAATCCGTCTTGGAGAACTCAGCCCCTTGGGCAAATTATGCCACAGATGTTAATAGTCTTGAAGGTCGGCACTCCAAAGAAACTTCTATCGTAATCTATCGAAAATTTCAGGGCTCCAGTGAGTAAGGGGACTATGACCCCAGGAAACAGGCTCTCCGTCTTCCAATTCTTCCGTAGCAAAGAAAAACAAACTGAAGGCTACAGCCAACAGTGGATGATATTTCGCCCCGATGTACTAGATTTGTACTCATACATAAGGCTGGATGTGTCTCACGGGTTCAAGAGAGGGACGTTCCTTAGAAATTCAAGAGGGAGGGACATGCCTCACAGGTTCAAGGTACTTTCATCCCTCTTGAACCAGTGACAGTCgtttattagttttttttttctaaaacatTGACACGGCTTGTGAGAAGCCATAGCTTTGTCTATTCTTTCAGACTGTTGGTTGTGAGAGAATATCGATGAAAAGCTAAAAAAGACTGTTGTTAGCTCAGTACAAACTGGTAAAGGCTCGGAAGCGCCTGGTAATAACAGTACAGGATAGTGTAAGTTCAGTACAGGCTTGTATTGTCTCAGTACCGTCGGTTGATGGCTCGGTACAGGCTGATAAAAGCTCATTACAAGCTAGTGTTAACTCAGAGCAGACGGGTTAAGGCTCAGTACAGTCTGGAGTAAGCTTAGATCGGGCTGGTGTAAGCTAAGTACAGATATCTAAAGTCTCTGAACAATACTGACtactgaaggttcatgacagGCAGATAAACTTTACAGGCTATCTGAGGCTCAGTGCGGGCTTGTGAAAGCTCAGTAAAGAATGGTGCAGGTGAAGGCTCAAAACAGGCTGGTGGAGGCTTAGTATTGGGTTGTGCATGTTTAGTACAGGCTGGAGTGCGCAGTAGCGACGGCTCTGGTGACTGGACAGAAGGTTTTGGCTGCGACGTCGTAGATGCTCCCCGACTCCTTGAAGATTGGCTCCAGGTGACTCAGCTTATTCCACATGTGAATCACGTAAGAGTCTGAGAAAACCTGTAACAGGAGGTGATTATAACACTGTTAACGAACTGCAAGAAATAATCTAATACAAGAAAATCTCTGGATGCATATACTATGTCATTCATAAAAAGAAAGACATATCTCGGACACCCACTGTAGATATTTTCAAGTTGCAGATATATGACATCATATTAACTACATGTGACGTTACGTTCCCCTGCATCCTAACCAAACCTGACAGTACAGAGGCTGAATCTAGAGAAGTTGCCTTCTGATACATCTCTCCAACTAGACTACAATCTGCCTAGGACTCGTATGTGAGTGGTATGACTAGAATTGTACTGACACAGCCTTTACTAGTGCTGACACAGTTGTATTCGTCATTCAACTCGGTGTACTGAGAGATCTGTTACACGTAAGGGAAATTTAGTTACGGTTTGTTACAATTTATCATCGTACTGGGACAATTTTTCATGTTTCGGTTCTGATTTTTCCTCATACTTTATTAAAATGTTGCAAATGCTAAGAAGAAGAAACCTTTGAACCTCTCACTAGGCAAATTGTCGAAAGCAGATCTTCTCTTACAAGGACCAATACAGTGTTTACACAGGATCCCTGGAAGATAAGGCCGAGGTAACATACATCTTCGAAGATCATAACGTAATTCAGCTCTCGGGGCTTGTAAGTAGTCGTGAATTATTAAATGTATTACTTATCACACGGACTCTGAGGTCTCTCTAACACTTAAGGTTAATAAAAAGAAACTCTGATATCAATATATTACATAAGTTTATCTAAAATTTTATCCTAAATAAACAAAAGGTAGTCATCTAAGACTATGACATTGTAAGACCTTTACCAGCTCTGCCTGAGGCAGAACGGGTAATAGCTGGGTAAATAGCTGTGGGTAAATAGcttggcaaatagctgtcagacaTGCCGAGAGGCAtgtctgacagctatttgccaagACAAGGTGTGGCCATTTACTTGGTTAATTAGATCTCCCTTAGCGACCTCAAAAGCACAGTTGAACTACATCAAAGCATCATGGGACACATAATGGGACACATGGAACATTGAAATTGTGGGGCACAAAGGAGTTATTGATACATATTACTTAACAAACCACATATCTGATCCCTTGGCTTTGTGGGGTATTGGAATAGATATACCAAGAGAGCTGCTATGTTGGAGTGGGATGATACATGGCAGACTGTGGCAGCTAGTACAACCACGTCACAGAAATGCTGGTCGTAAAAGCCAACCTATTGTAATCTCTGTGACTGGTGCAGAGTAGGGCCTGACACACGAatggaccacggttcgagtccccgTCCATTCTTCTGCTTATTTATCGACAGTCGTTCATTATGATATTTCTGTGGCCTGAGAGGTAGAAGAAAAGATGTACCGGGAAAGCTCTTGGGGGGATGGAGAGAGGGGTTGTAGGACGAGATGGTGGCAGCCGGTACAGTCATGTCGCAGACGCTGTAATGTAATGACTGTCAACGAGAAGAATGTTCGGGGACACGCATGGACCAGGGTTGGAGTccccattcattcattcattcatgagGATTCAGTGGCCAGACTCTCTTAGAAAGGTAGATGAGGCCCCTGTGTGTAGTGTCTTTGGACCTGTGGCTAGCAGCTTTGGTCTCCTGGGAGTGATATACTAAAAACTCTATTTTGCACTGCAAGTGTATATTTAATTTCGTCAGTTTATTGAATTTTCATTTTTCAATTATCAAATCCTTCCTCTTTCTCCAACTGGATATCAACCTTTCCTCTCCCCACCTTCTATAGTGCACGTCAACCACTGGATCCCACAAGGGAAATGAAGGGGTCACATACTCACCTCGGCGAAGTTGATTGATCTCTTGAAAGGTAGGAACGCAAATTGCCGTTTTCCAGGTAGTATTGGATAAAAGGCCTTCCAGGAAAGAAGGCTCACCCCTCCACAGTAGTCTCCTGGAGTCAGCCTGGGCTTCCCACACACCTCTTTCATCACTTGTGTGAACAACATAGGGCCATTCTTACCCCAGATACTGCCCTGGTCCAGGTGAAGAAGTAAGCAAGTATCACACACTATAATAAGCTCCAGGAAAGGGTGGAACAATACGCCATTTTGAATAAAAATAATAGAGGAAAATGGAAGAGTTACATTGTGAATATCTCTTGAAGGACGTGACAGGCTGGTGAtcaaaggaactggagctactaaCTTAACTTGAACCTGAAGGACTGAATGCCTTCAATGGATTTAAATGAAGTTATCGCTTCCTCATTAATATAATAACATTTATGTTATATGACTTCGATGCTTACACTATTTAATAAGAAATGCATAAAATAAATTAGCAGAACTTGTAATAAAAAATTGAAACGAGTACTGAAGGGAAATGCTAATGTGATCATACAATTTACAGCCAGTTCTACAAGTCGCACATATTTATAAAGAATGACAAAAATTTCAAAGTGCTTCATCCCTCTGAGATCAATTGTTATTAGTTTTGTGAGATCAGCACATACAGAGTTTCAAAAAGATTAGTCAAGATATTGATGCTTACAGCTGAGAGGATACAATTTTTTTTATCCATATCAGAAAATGTTGACCTAAGGcaaatgggtttagtgcttccccctgctTAAAATAAATATACGAGCATTGAATTTTGACACTGATTTCAGATTTTTCAACAATAATTCCACTCCCATGTTTAGCTACGCTACAGTAAATCAAATATCCAGCGCCTGTAGCCGGAGTGCTTCTATACTAAATTTTACATTTtcattttgtgtgtgttgtgtgtatgcgtgtatgcgtgtatgcatgtgtgtgtgtgtgtgtgtgtgtgtgtgtgtgtgtgtgtgtgtgtgtgtgtgtgtgtgtgtgtgtgtgtgtgtgtgtgtgtatgtcgtgccgaataggtaaaactggtcaattagcaagaactcatttaaaattaagtcctttctaaaattttctcttacgtttaaagatatatttttttcatttatgttaatttaaaaattaataattttgtatgaaaagatctttagaaaacttactaaccttattataacaagagcaatttaatttagcttaaaccaactatatacagtggtacctcggtattcgtccttaatccgttccaggacttTGGACTTATACCAAACAGGACGTATACCAAACGAATTTTCCCGTAAGAAATATAAGGAAAACCATCCTATCATTGTCCTAGCCGATGAGGTAgaaacattgttgtggtctttgaaggtgagatcctctgacattatcactcccaggtttacctggagtttacctggagagagtttcgggggtcaacgcccccgcggcccggtctgtgaccaggcctcctggtggatcagcccctgatcaaccaggctgttgctgctggctgcacgcaaaccaacgtacgagccacagcccggctgatcaggaactgactttaggtgattgtccagtgccagcttgaagactgccagg harbors:
- the LOC128686571 gene encoding lactosylceramide 4-alpha-galactosyltransferase-like, producing the protein MTAPAVEARDGLPPRLLQQYTNLRVVTTDLQRVFSNTPLMPLYTSRAWNMNTEWPVVNLSDMTRLALVWRVGGFYSDTDVVCISSLAALRNVVGFQSDNDINSAVFHFDRHHDITNLFMTRLSRSFNGSIWGKNGPMLFTQVMKEVCGKPRLTPGDYCGGVSLLSWKAFYPILPGKRQFAFLPFKRSINFAEISQYTELNDEYNCVSTSKGCVFSDSYVIHMWNKLSHLEPIFKESGSIYDVAAKTFCPVTRAVATAHSSLY